TCCAGCCCCACTGGATGACGGGCCCGTTCTCGTTCTTCCAGATCACGGTGTTGTCGATGGTGACGTCGCTGTGGTACATCTTCAGCACGTCGTCGTTGGCGTTGAAGAACGTGTTCCGCATGGTGCTGCCGCGGTAGAGCTCGATGCCGTCGGTCTGCCAGTACCAGGAGCCGACCTGCTTGTAGTTCTCGACCCGCATGCCGAAGGTCTGCTCGTCGCCGTAGACGACGAACGAGTGGTACGGCGGCTCGTTGATGGTCACGCCCTGCAGGTCCAGGTGCTGCTGCCGGCCCTGCGCCGAGGCGAACTGGAGCATCTTCACGCAGGTGGAGTGGCAGTTGGACGCGCCGGAGAGGTGGTCGTAGTTGTTGGCGGTGTCCGCCTCGTAGACGTACTGCTCACCGGAGAGCACGCCGTAGCCGGTGACCTTGTAGAGGCCCTGGCTGTCGTCGGGGAAGCGGAGGGCGCCCTTCACGTAGGCGCCGGGCGCCAGGTAGACCCACTTGACCTGCTTGGGCAGCAGCGCGTGGTACTTCGAGGTCATGTAGTAGGTGCCGGGCCGGAAGTACACGATCTCCTCGCTGATCGTGTTCAGGTTGGTGACCTGCCCCTGCGGCGGGTAGTAGGTGCTGCCCGAGGACGGCGTGGGGACCAGCCGGTCCCGCTCCGCCCCGGTGGGCGCCGGTTCGGCGAAGATCATCATGGAGTTGCGCGGCTCGGTGTGGACGGCGCGGTTGCCGTTGCCCGACGACGTGGTGAGCTTGCCGGCGTCGGTGGCCGGGCCCGACATGTCGTTGTACGCCGTGTAGAGCTGCGGGTCGAACTCGACCGAGAAGCGGTAGCCCGCCGCGCTGTAGGGCACCTTGATGCGGACGGTGTCGCCGTCGACGAGCTGCTTGGCGAAGTCCAGGCCGCTGGGCTTGATCCTGACCTGGTCGGCCGAGGAGACGCTCTGGCCGGTGCGCAGCGAGACGTCGACCCACACGTCGGTGGCGTACTGGAAGGACGACCAGCTCATCGTCAGGTTCGCCGACGACGAGAACTCCGCGCCGTCCTCCTCGGTGTAGCCGATCTTCCCCTTGCCGCCGCGCGCGATGCTCATGTACGCGAACGAGTCGTACCTGGTCGCCGGCGCCGCGGCGGTGGCGACCTGGACGTCGTAGAACGACGAGCGCCTGACCTTGTCGTTCGCCACCGGGCTGGTGGTGTTGAACTCGTGGTTGTCGTGCCACCACGTCTTGAGCTGATCGCTGTCGGCGGTGGAGACGGCGGCGGCCCGGGCCGGGGGCGTCCCCACCGCGGCCGGCGCGACGACGCCGACCAGGGCGAGGGCGAGACCGGCGGCGAGTGCCGCGAGCCTGCTGGTTCTTGCTGCGGGCATGGCGAAATCCTCTTCTCGTCATTGGGAAGGGTTTGCGTCGTACTGCTGCGGCCTCACTTCAGGAAGACGTGTGCCGACCACGGTTCCAGGGAGATCCGGCCGTTCACGACCGGCGGCTCGCCGACGTTGGACAGCAGCAGGTCGGCGGCCGACCAGTCACCGTCCAGGGCGGCGATTTGCGGTGTGCCGCCGAGGTTGGCCACGACGAGCAGCCGGTCGTCGTCCAGGGTGCGTTCGTAGGCGTAGAGGTAGGGCTCGTCGGCCAGGAGCATCCGGAAGTCGCCGCGGGCGATCACGGGGAGCGCGTGGCGCAGCTCGATGAGCCGTCGGTAGTGGTTGAAGACGGAGTTCGGGTCGTCGTACTGGGCCTGGGCGTTGAGCCAGGTGTGGTTGGGGTTGACCGCGATCCACGGTCGGCCGGTGGTGAACCCGGCGTTGGGGCTCGCGTCCCACTGCACGGGGGTGCGGGCGTTGTCGCGGCCCATCGCGCGCAGGCCGCGCAGCACCGATTCGGGTTCGTTGCCGGCGGCGACGGCCTCGGCGTAGTGGTTGAGCGACTCGATGTCGCGCATCTCGTGCACGCCGGCGAACGGGGCGTTGGTCATGCCCAGCTCTTCGCCCTGGTAGACGTACGGCGTGCCGCGGTGCAGGTGCAGCACCGTCGCCAGCGCGGTGGCGGACTCGCGCCAGTACCTGCCGTCGTCGCCGAACCGGGAGACCACCCGGGGCTGGTCGTGGTTGTTCCAGTACAGGCTGTTCCAGCCCACCTCGCCCAGCCCGGTCTGCCACCGGCCCAGCGACGCCTTGAGGTCGCGCAGGTCGAGCGGGCGCGGGTCGAACTTGCCGCCGGGGCCGTGGTCGAGCGAGACGTGCTCGAACTGGAACACCATGTCCAGCTCCCGCCGGCGCGGGTCGGTGAACAGCCGGGCGTCCTCCCAGGTGACACCGGGCATCTCCCCCACGGTCAGCAGCTCGCCCGACCGGCCCTCGAACACCTCGCGGTGCATCTCCCGGAGGAACTCGTGGATGCGCGGCCCGGTGCCGTAGTGCGGGAACCCGTCACCGAGGCCGCCGGTGCCGGTGGTGGCGCCGTCGGGCAGGGCGGGGTCCTTGGAGATCAGGTTGATGACGTCCATCCGGAAGCCGTCCACGCCCCGGTCCAGCCACCACCGCATCATCTCGTACACGGCGTGGCGGACCTCGGGGTTCTCCCAGTTCAGGTCCGGCTGCTTGGGGGCGAACAGGTGCAGGTAGTACTCGCCGGTGGTCTCGTCGAGGGTCCAGGTGGGGCCGGAGAAGAACGACTCCCAGTTGGTGGGCTCCGCACCGGGCCGCCCGGCCTCGAACCCCTCGCGCGGCGGGCGCCACCAGTACCAGTCCCGCTTGGGGTTGTGCCTGGACGACCGCGACTCGACGAACCAGGGGTGCTCGTCGGAGGTGTGGTTGACCACCAGGTCCATCACCAGCTTCATGCCGCGGGCGTGGGTCTCGGCGAGCAGGCGGTCGAAGTCCTCCAGGGTGCCGAACGCGGGGTCGATGGCCCGGTAGTCGGAGATGTCGTAGCCGTTGTCGGCGTGCGGGGAGGCGTAGACGGGCGACAGCCAGATCACGTCGACGCCCAACCGCTCCAGGTGGTCCAGCCGAGACGTGATGCCGTTGAGGTCGCCGACGCCGTCACCGTTGGAGTCGGCGAAGCTGCGCGGGTAGATCTGGTAGACCACGGCGGAGGTCCACCAGGGGGCGGTGTCCACGGTGGTGGTCGCCGTCTGCTCGAGAGTCATGGATGTCCTTCGTGGGGTGTTATTTGACCGCGCCGAGGTTCACGCCGCGCATGAGCGTGCGCTGGAAGAGCAGGAAGAACAGCAGGGCCGGCAGGATGCCCGCCAGCGACGCGGCGGCCAGCGCCGTGGGGTCGCTGGTGTACTGGCCGCTCAACGCGCCCAGCGCGACCGACACGGTCTGGTTGTCCGCCGAGGGCAGCAGCACCAGGGGCAGGAAGAAGTCGTTCCAGGTCCAGATGAAGAAGAACGTCATCAGCACCGCCATCGTCGGCCTGGTCAGCGGCAGGACGACGAGCCGGAGCACCTGGAAGCGGGTGGCGCCGTCGAGCCGGGCGGCCTCCAGCACCTCCGGCGGGAAGGTGCCCAGCACCGAGGACAGCATGTAGGTGCCGAACGCGCTCTGGAGCACGGACAGGATGATCACGACGCCCGTCGTGGTGTCGTAGAGGCCGAGGTCGCGGGTGAGCACGAACAGCGGGTACACCAGCGCTTCCTGCGGGATGGTGAACGCGAGCATGAACAGCGCGAGGATCCACACCCGGCCGCGGATGCGGCCGATGCCGATGGCGAACGCCGACAGCAGGCTCAGCGCCACCGCGATCACGGCCACGCTGCCGCTGATCACCACGCTGTTGAGCAGCTTGCGGTTGAAGTCGACGCCGCCCCAGAAGTCGACCAGGGCGGAGAAGTCCAGCTCGGTGGGCAGCGAGACCGGCCCGTTGGCGATGTAGTCGGGCGCGGGCTTGAACGCGTTG
This portion of the Saccharothrix syringae genome encodes:
- a CDS encoding family 49 glycosyl hydrolase; translated protein: MPAARTSRLAALAAGLALALVGVVAPAAVGTPPARAAAVSTADSDQLKTWWHDNHEFNTTSPVANDKVRRSSFYDVQVATAAAPATRYDSFAYMSIARGGKGKIGYTEEDGAEFSSSANLTMSWSSFQYATDVWVDVSLRTGQSVSSADQVRIKPSGLDFAKQLVDGDTVRIKVPYSAAGYRFSVEFDPQLYTAYNDMSGPATDAGKLTTSSGNGNRAVHTEPRNSMMIFAEPAPTGAERDRLVPTPSSGSTYYPPQGQVTNLNTISEEIVYFRPGTYYMTSKYHALLPKQVKWVYLAPGAYVKGALRFPDDSQGLYKVTGYGVLSGEQYVYEADTANNYDHLSGASNCHSTCVKMLQFASAQGRQQHLDLQGVTINEPPYHSFVVYGDEQTFGMRVENYKQVGSWYWQTDGIELYRGSTMRNTFFNANDDVLKMYHSDVTIDNTVIWKNENGPVIQWGWTPRDIDNVRVNNTHVIHNRMYWKDVKYNTCVLNSSSHWEDMGSTTKADPAAWVRNMTFENITVEGTTNCAIRVFALSSTENIHVKNLRIDAWNQLDASSQVNLLKRYSNSGGQKVTLGNETRDSRGLKLENYTVGGTVIDKSGTNWAADQLGRIGFDAETWDNWNAWGPGGGNPDPVTGGRIVNGATAKCVDRAGGGTANGTAVQQWTCADAPAMTWALDGQQLKSGGKCLDVEGGATANGTKAHLWDCGTWDSQKWAFQANGTLKNLKSGRCLDVEGQSTADGARLHLWDCGTWNSQKWAPTG
- a CDS encoding glycoside hydrolase family 13 protein → MTLEQTATTTVDTAPWWTSAVVYQIYPRSFADSNGDGVGDLNGITSRLDHLERLGVDVIWLSPVYASPHADNGYDISDYRAIDPAFGTLEDFDRLLAETHARGMKLVMDLVVNHTSDEHPWFVESRSSRHNPKRDWYWWRPPREGFEAGRPGAEPTNWESFFSGPTWTLDETTGEYYLHLFAPKQPDLNWENPEVRHAVYEMMRWWLDRGVDGFRMDVINLISKDPALPDGATTGTGGLGDGFPHYGTGPRIHEFLREMHREVFEGRSGELLTVGEMPGVTWEDARLFTDPRRRELDMVFQFEHVSLDHGPGGKFDPRPLDLRDLKASLGRWQTGLGEVGWNSLYWNNHDQPRVVSRFGDDGRYWRESATALATVLHLHRGTPYVYQGEELGMTNAPFAGVHEMRDIESLNHYAEAVAAGNEPESVLRGLRAMGRDNARTPVQWDASPNAGFTTGRPWIAVNPNHTWLNAQAQYDDPNSVFNHYRRLIELRHALPVIARGDFRMLLADEPYLYAYERTLDDDRLLVVANLGGTPQIAALDGDWSAADLLLSNVGEPPVVNGRISLEPWSAHVFLK
- a CDS encoding carbohydrate ABC transporter permease, giving the protein MAVDSLEKAVVNPATPPAPPARRVKRRKRGVSGWLVLALVAGVGLLMLFPFWIAVVNAFKPAPDYIANGPVSLPTELDFSALVDFWGGVDFNRKLLNSVVISGSVAVIAVALSLLSAFAIGIGRIRGRVWILALFMLAFTIPQEALVYPLFVLTRDLGLYDTTTGVVIILSVLQSAFGTYMLSSVLGTFPPEVLEAARLDGATRFQVLRLVVLPLTRPTMAVLMTFFFIWTWNDFFLPLVLLPSADNQTVSVALGALSGQYTSDPTALAAASLAGILPALLFFLLFQRTLMRGVNLGAVK